From the genome of Halomonas sp. 1513, one region includes:
- a CDS encoding exodeoxyribonuclease VII small subunit, giving the protein MPPAPQDFAATLERLEALVARLESGSLSLEDSLAAFEQGVGLTRDAQQRLDAAELRVRQLIEQPAGELGEAPFDAEGPAQ; this is encoded by the coding sequence ATGCCCCCGGCGCCGCAGGATTTTGCCGCCACCCTCGAACGTCTCGAAGCGCTGGTCGCCCGGCTCGAGTCCGGCTCGCTGTCGCTGGAAGACTCGCTGGCCGCCTTCGAGCAGGGCGTGGGCCTGACCCGCGATGCCCAGCAGCGCCTCGATGCCGCCGAACTCAGGGTGCGCCAGTTGATCGAGCAGCCCGCCGGCGAGCTCGGCGAAGCGCCGTTCGACGCCGAAGGCCCGGCGCAGTGA
- a CDS encoding geranyl transferase, with the protein MTAAPLTLRLVEDRARVDGCLEALWQARRPVEPRLEAAMRYAVLGGGKRLRPVLVYAAGRALGAADVDLDAPAVAIELIHAYSLAHDDLPAMDDDDLRRGQPTLHKAFDEATAILAGDALQTLAFEVLAGSDSPRLAALMGTLAKAAGRDGMVAGQALDLAAVGGQPDVAALAHMHCHKTGALICAALRLGGLIAVAEEDPRLAALVAYGDAIGLAFQIHDDVLDVIGDTQVLGKASGADAARDKPTYPSLLGLDGARAKADGLLDDALVALAPLGEQGAALAELARYMIERDH; encoded by the coding sequence GTGACGGCGGCACCGCTGACGCTGCGCCTCGTCGAGGACCGCGCGCGGGTCGATGGCTGCCTCGAGGCCCTGTGGCAAGCGCGGCGCCCCGTCGAGCCACGCCTCGAAGCGGCCATGCGCTACGCTGTATTGGGCGGCGGCAAGCGGCTGCGCCCAGTGCTGGTGTATGCCGCCGGGCGGGCGCTGGGGGCGGCGGATGTCGACCTCGACGCGCCGGCGGTGGCCATCGAGCTGATTCACGCCTATTCGCTGGCGCATGACGACCTGCCGGCGATGGACGACGACGACCTGCGCCGCGGTCAGCCCACGCTGCACAAGGCCTTCGACGAGGCTACCGCGATACTCGCCGGCGATGCCCTGCAGACGCTGGCCTTCGAGGTGCTGGCGGGTAGCGATTCGCCGCGCCTGGCGGCGCTGATGGGCACCCTGGCCAAGGCCGCCGGCCGCGACGGCATGGTTGCCGGCCAGGCGCTGGACCTGGCGGCGGTAGGCGGGCAACCCGATGTAGCCGCCCTGGCGCATATGCACTGCCATAAGACCGGTGCACTGATTTGTGCCGCGCTGCGCCTGGGGGGATTGATCGCCGTCGCCGAGGAGGATCCGCGGCTGGCGGCGCTGGTTGCCTATGGCGATGCCATCGGCCTGGCCTTTCAGATTCACGACGATGTGCTCGATGTCATCGGCGACACTCAGGTGTTGGGCAAGGCCTCCGGGGCCGACGCCGCACGCGACAAGCCGACTTACCCTAGCCTGCTCGGCCTCGATGGCGCCCGCGCCAAGGCCGACGGGCTGCTCGATGACGCCCTCGTGGCGCTGGCGCCGCTCGGTGAGCAAGGCGCGGCGCTTGCCGAGCTGGCGCGGTACATGATCGAGCGCGACCACTGA
- a CDS encoding 1-deoxy-D-xylulose-5-phosphate synthase, whose protein sequence is MKLFDEIPAERPATPLLDTLDTPAGLRAMSAAQLAQVADELRAYLLYSVGCSGGHFGAGLGVVELTVALHHALSTPHDRLVWDVGHQAYPHKILTGRREAMLGIRQYGGLAAFPRRAESEYDTFGVGHSSTSISAALGMALAARARGERRRVCAVIGDGALTAGMAFEALAHAGHVDANLLVVLNDNEMSISENVGGIASYLARILASKPYTAMRENSKRVLSHLPGALELARRTEEHMKGMISPATLFEEMGFNYIGPIDGHDLDALTHALGNMRDLDGPQFLHVKTRKGRGFQPAEADPIGFHAITKLEKGADTPPPVAPSKTLSRDAAGPAPRSDLLRPKPRKYCNVFGDWLCDMAAADERLIGITPAMREGSDLIRFSREYPERYFDVAIAEQHAVTLAAGMACEGAKPVVAIYSTFLQRGYDQLIHDVAVQHLDVTFAIDRAGLVGEDGPTHHGSMDLSFLRCVPGMVILAPANEAECRAMLSAAYRHPGPAAVRYPRGTGPGTQIPEHLEPLAIGQAEARRQGRGVALLAFGSLNGPAAEVAERLDASHLNMRSVKPLDRDAVLAAAREHDLLVTLEENVVAGGAGSAVNELLVAEGVAAEVLNLGLPDAFVEHGKPAELLAECRLDAAGIEAAILQRLTGG, encoded by the coding sequence ATGAAGCTGTTCGACGAAATTCCCGCCGAGCGCCCGGCCACGCCGCTGCTCGACACGCTCGATACCCCGGCCGGGCTGCGTGCCATGAGTGCGGCCCAGCTGGCCCAGGTGGCCGATGAGCTGCGCGCCTATCTGCTCTACAGCGTGGGCTGCAGCGGGGGGCACTTCGGCGCCGGGCTCGGCGTGGTCGAGCTGACCGTGGCGCTGCACCACGCCCTGAGTACGCCGCATGACCGGCTGGTGTGGGACGTCGGTCATCAGGCCTACCCGCACAAGATCCTTACCGGGCGTCGCGAGGCGATGCTCGGCATTCGCCAGTACGGCGGCCTGGCGGCGTTTCCACGTCGTGCCGAGTCGGAGTACGACACCTTTGGCGTGGGCCACTCGAGCACCTCGATCTCGGCGGCACTGGGCATGGCCCTGGCCGCGCGCGCGCGCGGCGAGCGGCGGCGCGTCTGCGCGGTGATCGGCGACGGCGCGCTGACCGCCGGCATGGCCTTCGAGGCGCTGGCTCACGCCGGCCACGTCGACGCCAACCTACTGGTGGTGCTCAACGACAACGAGATGTCGATTTCCGAGAACGTCGGCGGCATTGCCAGCTATCTGGCGCGGATCCTGGCCAGCAAGCCCTATACCGCGATGCGCGAAAACAGCAAGCGTGTGCTGTCGCATCTGCCCGGCGCACTGGAGCTGGCGCGACGCACCGAAGAGCACATGAAGGGCATGATCAGTCCGGCCACTCTGTTCGAGGAGATGGGCTTCAACTATATCGGGCCCATCGACGGCCACGACCTCGACGCCCTGACCCATGCGCTGGGCAATATGCGCGACCTCGACGGTCCGCAGTTCCTGCACGTCAAGACGCGCAAGGGGCGTGGTTTCCAGCCCGCCGAGGCCGACCCCATTGGTTTCCATGCGATCACCAAGCTGGAGAAGGGCGCCGATACGCCGCCACCCGTCGCGCCGTCCAAGACGCTGAGCCGCGATGCAGCAGGCCCGGCGCCGCGCAGTGATCTACTGCGCCCGAAACCGCGCAAGTATTGCAACGTCTTCGGCGACTGGCTTTGCGATATGGCCGCCGCTGACGAGCGGCTGATCGGCATCACCCCGGCGATGCGCGAAGGCTCCGACCTGATTCGCTTCTCCCGGGAGTACCCCGAGCGCTACTTCGATGTGGCGATCGCCGAGCAGCATGCCGTGACGCTGGCAGCGGGGATGGCCTGCGAGGGCGCCAAGCCGGTAGTGGCGATCTACTCGACCTTCCTGCAGCGCGGCTACGACCAGCTGATACACGACGTGGCGGTGCAGCACCTCGATGTGACCTTCGCCATCGATCGCGCCGGGCTGGTCGGCGAGGATGGCCCCACCCACCACGGCAGCATGGATCTCTCCTTCCTGCGCTGTGTGCCAGGCATGGTGATCCTGGCCCCCGCCAACGAGGCCGAGTGCCGCGCCATGCTCAGCGCCGCCTATCGCCATCCGGGCCCGGCGGCGGTGCGCTACCCGCGGGGCACCGGGCCTGGCACCCAGATTCCCGAGCATCTCGAGCCGCTCGCTATCGGCCAGGCCGAGGCGCGGCGCCAGGGACGTGGCGTGGCGCTGTTGGCGTTTGGCAGCCTCAATGGCCCGGCCGCCGAGGTCGCCGAGCGGCTCGATGCCAGTCACCTCAATATGCGCTCGGTCAAGCCGCTGGATCGTGACGCCGTGCTGGCCGCGGCCCGCGAGCACGACCTGCTGGTGACCCTGGAGGAGAACGTGGTGGCCGGCGGCGCCGGCAGCGCGGTCAATGAGCTGCTGGTCGCCGAGGGCGTGGCGGCCGAAGTGCTCAACCTGGGCCTGCCCGACGCTTTCGTCGAGCACGGCAAGCCTGCTGAGCTGCTCGCCGAGTGCAGGCTGGACGCCGCGGGCATCGAGGCGGCGATTCTCCAGCGCCTGACGGGCGGCTAG
- a CDS encoding transposase codes for MRNRYSEQFKWQVVQQCLRVGGSIKEVARQLELDYSMVRRWLEHYRQHGPSGLRQTRHHYGSSFKREVLERMWRDGLSIRQAEALFDIRAAGAIGRWERQYHSGGLTALAPKRKGRRPMPQKPPSPPKPCADEERSHEELLEELAYLRAENAYLKKLDALIQEKRATTRGKKPKPSKD; via the coding sequence ATGAGGAATCGATATAGCGAGCAGTTCAAGTGGCAGGTGGTGCAGCAATGTCTGCGCGTGGGGGGCAGCATAAAGGAGGTAGCCCGCCAGCTTGAGCTGGATTATTCCATGGTCCGGCGATGGCTGGAGCATTACCGGCAGCATGGTCCTTCAGGGTTACGCCAGACGCGCCACCACTACGGCTCATCGTTCAAGCGTGAGGTGCTGGAAAGGATGTGGCGCGACGGCTTGTCGATCCGTCAGGCCGAGGCCCTGTTTGATATCCGTGCCGCTGGCGCTATTGGCAGATGGGAACGCCAATATCATAGTGGGGGTCTGACCGCGTTAGCCCCAAAGCGTAAGGGACGCCGCCCCATGCCCCAGAAGCCCCCATCACCGCCCAAGCCTTGCGCCGATGAGGAGCGCTCCCATGAGGAACTGCTCGAGGAACTGGCCTATCTACGGGCAGAGAATGCCTACTTAAAAAAGCTCGATGCCTTGATCCAGGAAAAGCGGGCGACGACGCGGGGCAAAAAGCCCAAGCCGTCCAAGGATTAA
- a CDS encoding transposase: MLLRAAELPRSTFYYQIKALDADDRYAALKARIRAIYDRHKGRYGYRRITSVLRQAGEAINHKTVQRLMQQLGLKSLVRPKRYRAYRGAEGYAAPNTLQRRFQAQRPHQRWVTDITEFKVNGQKLYLSPVMDLYNGEIIAFQTGPRPVFDLVKGMLKKAFSRLIAGDRPLLHSDQGWHYRHPRYRRLVVEKRILRSMSRKGNCLDNAAMESFFGTLKAEYFHLNRFDTIEQLQQGLDRYIHYYNHERIKMKLKGLSPVQYRTQALSAD; encoded by the coding sequence CTGCTGCTGCGTGCGGCCGAGCTGCCGCGCAGCACGTTCTACTACCAGATCAAGGCCTTGGACGCTGACGATCGGTACGCGGCTCTGAAGGCGCGTATCCGGGCGATCTACGACCGCCACAAAGGGCGCTATGGCTACCGTCGCATCACCTCCGTTCTGCGGCAGGCAGGTGAGGCGATCAACCACAAGACCGTCCAGCGGTTGATGCAACAGCTAGGCTTGAAGTCCCTGGTTCGCCCTAAGCGGTATCGTGCCTACCGAGGCGCGGAAGGCTACGCCGCCCCGAATACGTTGCAGCGTCGGTTTCAGGCTCAGCGTCCCCATCAACGGTGGGTGACAGACATCACCGAATTCAAGGTCAATGGCCAGAAGCTCTACCTGTCACCGGTCATGGATCTATATAACGGAGAGATCATTGCCTTCCAGACAGGGCCACGCCCGGTGTTCGACCTGGTGAAGGGTATGCTCAAGAAAGCCTTTAGCAGGCTGATCGCGGGGGACCGGCCGCTGCTCCACTCGGATCAGGGCTGGCATTATCGCCACCCCAGATATCGCCGCCTAGTGGTGGAGAAGCGGATACTCCGTAGCATGTCACGGAAAGGGAACTGTCTGGACAATGCTGCGATGGAGAGCTTCTTCGGCACCCTGAAGGCTGAATACTTCCATTTGAACCGGTTCGACACCATAGAGCAGCTGCAGCAAGGCCTCGACCGTTACATCCATTACTACAACCACGAGCGTATCAAGATGAAATTAAAAGGCCTGAGCCCTGTGCAGTACAGGACTCAGGCCTTGAGCGCCGACTGA
- a CDS encoding type VI secretion system-associated protein produces the protein MAKEGTVAPKERINIKYVPATGDQQAETELPLKLLVVGDFKGGTEETPIEERDAVSVDKNNFQSVMREAGLGLQASVPNRLTDGDDAADLAVDLEFKSLSDFAPDSVARQVPELRKLVELREALVALKGPLGNVPAFRDRLQKLLESEDARQQLLAELELLDGEAKGDS, from the coding sequence ATGGCGAAGGAAGGGACCGTCGCGCCGAAAGAGCGCATCAATATCAAATACGTGCCTGCCACTGGCGATCAGCAGGCCGAAACCGAGCTGCCGCTGAAGCTACTGGTGGTCGGCGACTTCAAGGGCGGTACCGAAGAGACGCCGATCGAAGAGCGTGATGCGGTCTCGGTCGACAAGAACAACTTCCAGTCGGTGATGCGTGAGGCCGGGCTCGGCCTGCAGGCCAGCGTGCCCAATCGTCTCACCGATGGTGATGACGCCGCCGATCTGGCGGTGGATCTCGAATTCAAGTCGCTCAGCGACTTTGCCCCGGACAGCGTGGCCCGCCAGGTGCCTGAGTTGCGCAAGCTGGTCGAGCTGCGCGAGGCGCTGGTCGCCCTCAAGGGGCCGCTGGGCAACGTGCCGGCGTTCCGTGACCGGCTGCAGAAGCTGCTGGAGAGCGAGGATGCGCGCCAGCAGTTGCTCGCCGAGCTCGAGCTGCTCGACGGCGAGGCCAAGGGCGACAGCTGA
- a CDS encoding type VI secretion protein → MSDTAQQQGQAAEAVAEESLLDQVMAQTRMAPADEGYDVAKQGVAAFIAELLNSDSEAPQVNKSVVDRMIVELDRKIGGQVDEILHDQGFQQIESAWRGLKLLVDRTDFRENIKLDLLHATKEELLEDFEFAPELSQSGLYQHVYASGYGQFGGEPVGGIIGHYDFSPSTPDIKLLQYTSAVGAMAHAPFLSSVAPSFFGVDSFEELPNIKDFKAIFEGPKYARWRSLRESEDARYLGLTAPRFLLRMPYDPVENPVKSFNYRETVSENHEHYLWGNTAYLLAERLTDSFAKYRWCPNIIGPQSGGAVENLPVHTYEALGQIQAKIPTEVLVTDRREFEMAEEGFISLTMRKGSDNAAFFSANSVQKPKVFPNTAEGKAAETNFKLGTQLPYMFIINRLAHYIKVLQREQIGSWKERQDLERELNAWIRQYVADQENPPADVRSRRPLRAASIQVSDVEGEPGWYQVSLAVRPHFKYMGANFELSLVGRLDKE, encoded by the coding sequence ATGAGTGATACGGCACAGCAGCAGGGCCAGGCCGCCGAGGCCGTGGCCGAGGAATCCCTACTCGACCAGGTCATGGCGCAGACGCGCATGGCACCGGCCGACGAGGGCTACGACGTCGCCAAGCAGGGCGTGGCGGCCTTTATCGCCGAGCTGCTCAACAGCGACAGCGAGGCCCCTCAGGTCAACAAGTCCGTGGTCGACCGCATGATCGTCGAGCTCGACCGCAAGATCGGCGGCCAGGTCGACGAGATTCTCCACGACCAGGGCTTTCAGCAGATCGAGTCGGCCTGGCGCGGCCTCAAGCTGCTGGTGGATCGCACCGACTTCCGCGAGAACATCAAGCTCGACCTGCTGCATGCCACCAAGGAGGAGCTGCTCGAAGACTTCGAGTTCGCTCCGGAGCTGAGCCAGAGCGGCCTCTACCAGCACGTCTACGCCTCGGGCTACGGGCAGTTCGGCGGCGAGCCGGTGGGCGGCATCATCGGCCACTACGACTTCTCGCCCTCGACCCCCGATATCAAGCTGCTGCAGTACACCTCGGCGGTGGGGGCGATGGCTCACGCGCCCTTCCTGTCCTCGGTGGCGCCCAGCTTCTTCGGTGTCGACAGCTTCGAGGAGCTGCCCAATATCAAGGACTTCAAGGCAATCTTCGAAGGGCCCAAGTACGCCCGCTGGCGCAGCCTGCGCGAGTCGGAAGACGCCCGCTACCTGGGCCTGACCGCGCCGCGCTTCCTGCTGCGCATGCCCTACGACCCGGTCGAGAACCCGGTCAAGAGCTTCAACTATCGCGAAACCGTCAGCGAGAACCACGAGCACTATCTGTGGGGCAACACCGCCTACCTGCTCGCCGAGCGCCTCACCGACAGCTTCGCCAAGTACCGCTGGTGCCCCAATATCATCGGTCCGCAGAGCGGCGGCGCCGTCGAGAACCTGCCGGTGCATACCTATGAGGCGCTGGGGCAGATCCAGGCCAAGATTCCCACCGAGGTGCTGGTCACCGACCGGCGCGAGTTCGAGATGGCCGAAGAGGGCTTCATCTCGCTGACCATGCGCAAGGGCAGCGACAACGCCGCCTTCTTCTCCGCCAACTCGGTGCAGAAGCCCAAGGTCTTCCCCAACACCGCCGAGGGCAAGGCCGCCGAGACCAACTTCAAGCTCGGCACCCAGCTGCCCTACATGTTCATCATCAATCGCCTGGCGCACTACATCAAGGTGCTGCAGCGCGAGCAGATCGGCTCCTGGAAGGAGCGCCAGGACCTCGAGCGCGAGCTCAACGCCTGGATCCGCCAGTACGTCGCCGACCAGGAGAACCCGCCGGCCGACGTGCGCAGCCGCCGGCCGCTGCGCGCCGCCTCGATCCAGGTTTCCGACGTCGAGGGCGAGCCGGGCTGGTACCAGGTCTCGCTCGCCGTGCGCCCGCACTTCAAGTACATGGGCGCCAACTTCGAGCTGTCGCTGGTCGGGCGTCTCGACAAGGAATAA
- a CDS encoding type VI secretion protein, with protein MADEIGGVLGSRLFERLAAPERAAAAGETGLAEAVESIKRHLVDLLNSHPGHSECAPALGLLDFNDATIGVLDLELNIQRAIRQCIERFEPRVRRVEVESVPNRGDPLQLHFQVHATLALGRENAQTTIDLLLNNKRYQCLD; from the coding sequence ATGGCTGATGAGATTGGCGGCGTGCTCGGAAGCCGGCTGTTCGAGCGCCTCGCGGCGCCCGAACGGGCCGCTGCAGCAGGGGAAACTGGCCTGGCCGAGGCCGTTGAGTCGATCAAGCGCCACCTGGTGGATCTGCTCAACAGCCACCCGGGGCACAGTGAATGTGCCCCGGCGCTGGGCCTGCTCGACTTCAATGACGCGACCATCGGCGTGCTCGATCTGGAGCTCAACATCCAGCGTGCGATACGCCAGTGCATCGAGCGCTTCGAGCCCCGGGTGCGTCGCGTCGAGGTCGAGTCGGTGCCCAATCGGGGCGACCCCCTGCAGCTGCACTTCCAGGTACACGCCACCCTGGCGCTGGGCCGCGAGAACGCCCAGACCACCATCGATCTGCTGCTCAATAACAAGCGCTATCAGTGCCTTGATTGA